One Mercurialis annua linkage group LG3, ddMerAnnu1.2, whole genome shotgun sequence DNA window includes the following coding sequences:
- the LOC126672604 gene encoding uncharacterized protein LOC126672604, with product MAISLQGRLQGGLPSTTENSPREHLKAVELRSGRNLEKANGKKHVVEEDEPQAVVDIASSSQELLKECEEVAINVEEPYVRPPPPPPLANALREMPQYAKFLKDIITNKRSWDSGATVPIPEVCSSIILNDLPAKLKDPGSFSIPCTIGTMSSINCLCDIGSSINLMPLTLFRALCGDKTVKNTSMVLQLADHSLKRPYGIVEDVLVKVDKFIFPVDFVILDYAVDKECPIILGRTFMNTGRALIDVHGGKLSLRIDEETIEFFMKKVMRSTIEEEECMRMDLVDEVVEEQLRLNFERLNDGLDGNLGQKKCSEACFSRNHAFSSETEFHKRSSEKGETPCFVTFYSDEHNDEYSEEDEPEQNNLTKNEGITPPSSVVPPIVEMKPLPSHLRYAFVGENKTLPIIILISYRRFKRSEWFKW from the exons ATGGCTATTTCTCTTCAAGGTAGACTGCAAGGGGGATTGCCCTCTACTACGGAGAACAGCCCAAGGGAGCACCTTAAAGCGGTAGAGCTTCGAAGTGGGAGAAACTTAGAAAAAGCCAATGGTAAGAAACACGTTGtggaggaggatgagcctcaagcgGTTGTTGACATAGCAAGCTCAAGTCAAGAGCTACTAAAGGAATGTGAGGAAGTGGCTATCAATGTTGAAGAGCCTTATGTGAGgccaccaccaccgccacc TTTGGCGAATGCACTACGAGAGATGCCGCAATATGCCAAGTTCTTGAAGGACATCATTACCAACAAACGGAGTTGGGATAGTGGCGCAACGGTTCCAATTCCGGAAGTGTGTAGCTCAATTATTTTGAATGATCTACCGGCCAAGTtgaaggacccagggagtttttctataccttgcactataggCACTATGAGTTCAATAAATTGCTTATGTGATATTGGTTCTAGTATTAATCTCATGCCTCTAACTCTTTTCAGGGCACTATGTGGAGATAAAACTGTGAAGAAcacctcgatggtactccaacTAGCAGATCATTCATTGAAGAGGCCGTATGGGATTGTTGAGGATGTTCTTGTGAAGGTTGATAAGTTCATATTCCCGGTTGACtttgttattttggattatGCAGTGGATAAGGAATGCCCAATTATCTTAGGGCGGACCTTTATGAACACCGGGAGAGCCTTGATTGATGTCCATGGTGGGAAATTGTCTTTGAGAATTGATGAAGAAACGATTGAGTTTTTTATGAAGAAAGTCATGAGGAGTACCATCGAGGAGGAAGAATGTATGCGGATGGACTTGGTTGATGAAGTGGTTGAGGAGCAACTAAGATTGAACTTTGAGAGGCTTAATGATGGCTTGGACGGGAATTTAGGACAGAAAAAATGTTCAGAAGCTTGTTTCTCACGAAATCATGCTTTTTCTTCCGAAACAGAATTCCATAAAAGAAGCAGTGAGAAGGGAGAAACACCATGTTTC GTTACTTTCTACTCCGATGAGCATAATGATGAATATTCAGAAGAAGATGAGCCGGAACAAAATAATTTGACCAAGAATGAAGGAATTACTCCTCCTTCCTCCGTTGTGCCACCAATCGTGGAAATGAAACCATTGCCATCACATCTCCGGTACGCCTTCGTTGGGGAAAACAAAACTCTCCCGATCATCATTCTGATAAGTTATCGGAGATTCAAGAGAAGCGAGTGGTTCAAGTGGTAA